The genomic region GTCCGGGCCGCTGTCGGCGATCCCATCAGCACGGTGACGAACACCGCCCCGGTGTCCCAGGTGCTCACGTCGGACAACATCGGCAGCGCGTCCTTCGACACCTCGGGTTTCTGGCTCGGCGTGCGCGACTTCGCCGACACCTACAAGAAGCTCTGGCTGCTGTCCTAGCAGTCTCGCCCACTGGGTCGCTTACGATTGAGGATTCTGGATGAGTAACTCGTCGTCACCAGCCCTGCGGGTGGTGAACCTTGCGAAGACCTTCGGCGGGGCCCGGGCGTTGAAGGACATCAGCCTGGAGATCGCACCAGGCGAGATCCACGGGCTCGTCGGCGAGAACGGGTCAGGGAAATCCACCTTTGTGAAGATCCTTTCGGGCTACCACAGCCCGGAGCCGGGCGGTGTGATTGAAGTCGGTGGGAACGAGCTTTCCTTCGGTAAACCCGCCGATTCGCACGCCGCCGGGCTCCGGTTCGTGCACCAGGATCTTGGGCTTATCGACGACCTCAACTGCGCCGAGAATCTGGCCCTCGGCCGGGGATTTGACACCGCGTTCGGCCGACGTATCCGGTGGCGCTCCGAGCATGAGGCGGCGCGCAGGGCGCTGGCCGCGCTCGGTTACGAGATCGACGTCCGCCGGCCGATCGGCCGCCTGTCGGTCAGCGAGCGAACCGCCATCGCTGTCGCCCGGGCGGTGTCCGACCACGGCGGGCGGACATACGTCATCGTCCTGGACGAGCCGACCGTCAATCTGCCCAAAGCGGAGATCCAGCGGCTCTTTCGGCTGCTCCGACTCATCCGCGACCGGGGCGTAGCGCTGATATTCATCTCCCATCATCTCGAGGAGATCTTCGAGCTCGCCGACCGTGTGACCGTCCTACGCGACGGCGAGGTAGTCGTGAGCCGTTCGGTGACCGAACTCAACCATGACTCCCTCATCGAGCTGATGCTCGGCCGTGCGCTACGCGCCGTGCGGAGTGACGCGCGGGCTGCCGCCGGTGCACCGGTGCTGACCGCGAGTGGCGTGTGCGGTCAGGTCGTTCAGGACGTCGACCTGACTGTCCACGCCGGCGAGGTGGTCGGCGTGGCGGGCATCACCGGATCGGGCCGCGACGAGCTGGCTCGGCTCATCGCTGGCAGCGCGCCTTTCACTGGACGCGTCGCCATTGACGGTGAGCCGCTGCGGTCCAACCGCCCGGACCTGTTCATCAGAGCCGGCGTGGTGGGCGTCCCGGCAGAACGTACGGTGAACGCCGCGCTCCCCGACCATTCAGTCCGTGAGAATCTGACGATCTCCCACCTTGCGCCGTACTCCAGTTTCGGATTGCTGCGGCGCTCTGCCGAGCGCACCGACGTGCGCACCCTGCTGGAGAAGTTCGACATCCGCCCCGCGCGTCCGGAGCAGCCGATCGACTCGCTGTCCGGCGGTAACCAGCAAAAGGTCATGATCGCCCGAGCGATGCGGCTGGGACCGAAAGTGCTCGTCCTCGACGAACCGACGCAGGGCGTCGATGTCGGAGCGCAGGCAGAACTGCACAGACTCGTCCGCGCGTCCGTCGAGAACGGTCTGGGTGTGCTCGCCTGCAGCTCCAGCAGCGAAGAACTCTCAGAGATCGCCGACCGGGTGCTGATAATGCGCAGCGGCCGCGTCGTCGATGAGCTCACGGCGCCGCTTGTCGCCGACGATATCAGCGCCGCGACTCTCGCTAAGCAGAAGGAGACAACGTGAGCACCACCGACACCGCGGCAACTTCGGAAGCGACGCGAGTAACCGGCCGCGACTCGGCTGGCCCCACGAAGCGCTCAGGCCGGATCATTCCGCGGCTGGGCCTCGATCGGTTCAGCGGCCTGTACGTGCTGGCCGCCTTGATCATCGCCTACGGCATCTGGCTGCCCGACACGTTCCTGACGAGCCAGACGGCGCGCAGCGTCGCGGACGGCCAGGCGATAGCCGCCATCGTCGCCCTCGCGTTGGTGGTGCCGCTCGCCGCCGGAGTCTTCGATCTTTCCGTCGCTGCGACTCTAGGGTTCAGCGTCTGCCTGGTGGCGTGGCTGCAGGGTCATCATGTCAATGCCATTCTTAGCGTGCTGACTGCTGTTGCTGCTGGCATCGTCATTGGTGCTGTCAACAGCCTCGTCATCATTGTACTTCGGGTCAATTCTTTCATCGGGACCCTGGGGATGGGCAGCCTGCTGGCTGCCGGCTCCTACTGGATCACGGATGGCCAGACGCTGATCAAGGGTTTCTCGCCCGATCTACTCAAGGCCGGGCGCGCGCAACCAGCGGGCATTCCGGTGACGGTGTGGTACCTGGTTGGTATCGCCCTGGTCCTGTGGTTTGTCCTCGAGTACACGCCGGTGGGCCGGTATTTCTACGCGGTGGGCGCGAACCCGCAGGCCTCTCGGCTGGCCGGCCTCCGAGTGGACCGCCTGGTGGCCCGCTCGCTGATCCTCGCGGGGTTCCTGTCCGCCCTGGGAGGCGCGATTCTCGCCGCCAAACTGGGGCTCGGCAGTCCCGACGTGGGGCCGCCCTACCTGCTGCCCGCCTTCTCGGCCGCGTTCCTCGGCGCGACGCAGATCAAGTCAGGACGGGTCAATGTTCTCGGCACTCTTGTCGCCGTCTACCTGCTAGGTGTGGGCGTGAAAGGCCTCCAGCTCGCCGGCGCACCGTCGTACGTCGGTGACCTGTTCAACGGGGCTGCGCTCATCATCGCCGTCGCGCTCGCCGCCCGGACGAGCCGGAAGTGATTTGGCCGCTGGACCGACCACAGCCAGGGAAGGTGCTGCTTGGCCTGTATCTCCAGTACCCGGTGTTCGGTGTCGTGCAATGTCTTCGCCGGTTGAAAAATAACTGGGGGGCGAGGCGGCAGGCGATCTTTCGGCCGGCACGGCTTCATCCGACCAGAATCAGCTTGACTCCGACCGCATCATAGGTTCCACGCGCGCGTGCATCCCTTGTCGCGAGGGCCAGGCCATGCGCTTTGGCGGCGAGCGCCACCAGCCCGTCATACACGGCGCCCCCGGCGATGCCGAGTTGGCTCAGGGTCGTGTGGATTTCCTGGGCGGGCGGGCCGCTCAGCGCCAGCGGCGCCGTGAACCTCGCGTCGAGCAGGCGTGCGGCGTCCGGCCCGGACAGCCGGGCGTCGCCCGGCAACCTGGTGAGTACCGAGTAGGTCTCCGCCAGGGCGTGCCCACTCAGCGTGAGCTGCTGTCCGTCCCACCATCGCGCTACGTCCGTGTGATGTTGATGTGAGCGGACAAGCAGAGGAATGGCGACGCTTGTGTCGACGGCAATGGTCACTTGCGTCCCGCGTCGATGAGGCCGAACAGTACATCGTCATCGACAGGCGTGTCGCCGGCCGACACGAGCACGCCGTTCTCCTCGACGAGGCGCGCGGTCCTGCCGGCTGGCACGACCTGCACACCAGCCCCGTAAGGCGAGATGTCCACCTTCGTGCCCGGGAGTAGGCCCAGCGCGTCGCGGATGAACTTGGGCAGCACGATTCGGCCCGCCTGATCCACAACAGCTTCCATGGGAGGACGATACCATTCCGATCCCAGCTGCGCCGCTGCCACTTCGATGCTCATCGGAGACCCGCACGGCCGTGGTCAGCTGCCAGGCGTCGGCGGGTCTCTGGGGTGGGGCTGTCTGCTTCGCCCTGGCTGCTTCCGTACCGGTTGCCACACAGGGGCGGAACGATGGCGCGGCGCTGGCCCTCTGGGGAGCGAGGGATGTGTGGCAGTGCAGGTGGCAACGCTGGCCACCAGAGGGGTACTCCAACGGCCGGATATGGACGCCAGGGCACGTGTGCGGACGTTCCTGGACGGTAGGGACCGGCCTGAAAAGCGGAAGGTCGGCGGTTCGACCCCGCCCCTGCCCACGCGCTGGCTTTCGCTGCTCGCCGCCCTTTGGGCGGCTTCGCCGGGGCCGTTATGCTGGCCGGGGGGCCTAGCCCCCCGAACCCCCCGAGGGCGTGCTCCAATCCCGGCGGGGATGGTTCCCGCGAGGTTGTGGATGTCGCAGGCTGGCCTTCCTGATGTGGGTGGAAGGCGTCGAGCACCAGTCTCGCCACCCAGCGGCTCGTCGATATGGCGAGGATTTTCTCGTAGCTACGAACCATGTGCCTGCTCACCGGACTGTGGAGCAACGCTGGCCGTGATTCGAGGCCGGGGCGGGGAATGTCCATCATGGCGACGCAGTTCCGCGCAGCGCAGAGTCCGGGTCCAGGTCGGACGATGAACGCCGCCGTGTGGGTCTACGGTGACCGGCATGGTCTTGTCGTCCTTGTCCAGCTTTGAGGTTGCCGGCCGGCCGGTCGTCGTGG from Frankia alni ACN14a harbors:
- a CDS encoding AbrB/MazE/SpoVT family DNA-binding domain-containing protein, coding for MEAVVDQAGRIVLPKFIRDALGLLPGTKVDISPYGAGVQVVPAGRTARLVEENGVLVSAGDTPVDDDVLFGLIDAGRK
- a CDS encoding type II toxin-antitoxin system VapC family toxin, yielding MTIAVDTSVAIPLLVRSHQHHTDVARWWDGQQLTLSGHALAETYSVLTRLPGDARLSGPDAARLLDARFTAPLALSGPPAQEIHTTLSQLGIAGGAVYDGLVALAAKAHGLALATRDARARGTYDAVGVKLILVG
- a CDS encoding ABC transporter permease, producing MSTTDTAATSEATRVTGRDSAGPTKRSGRIIPRLGLDRFSGLYVLAALIIAYGIWLPDTFLTSQTARSVADGQAIAAIVALALVVPLAAGVFDLSVAATLGFSVCLVAWLQGHHVNAILSVLTAVAAGIVIGAVNSLVIIVLRVNSFIGTLGMGSLLAAGSYWITDGQTLIKGFSPDLLKAGRAQPAGIPVTVWYLVGIALVLWFVLEYTPVGRYFYAVGANPQASRLAGLRVDRLVARSLILAGFLSALGGAILAAKLGLGSPDVGPPYLLPAFSAAFLGATQIKSGRVNVLGTLVAVYLLGVGVKGLQLAGAPSYVGDLFNGAALIIAVALAARTSRK
- a CDS encoding sugar ABC transporter ATP-binding protein yields the protein MSNSSSPALRVVNLAKTFGGARALKDISLEIAPGEIHGLVGENGSGKSTFVKILSGYHSPEPGGVIEVGGNELSFGKPADSHAAGLRFVHQDLGLIDDLNCAENLALGRGFDTAFGRRIRWRSEHEAARRALAALGYEIDVRRPIGRLSVSERTAIAVARAVSDHGGRTYVIVLDEPTVNLPKAEIQRLFRLLRLIRDRGVALIFISHHLEEIFELADRVTVLRDGEVVVSRSVTELNHDSLIELMLGRALRAVRSDARAAAGAPVLTASGVCGQVVQDVDLTVHAGEVVGVAGITGSGRDELARLIAGSAPFTGRVAIDGEPLRSNRPDLFIRAGVVGVPAERTVNAALPDHSVRENLTISHLAPYSSFGLLRRSAERTDVRTLLEKFDIRPARPEQPIDSLSGGNQQKVMIARAMRLGPKVLVLDEPTQGVDVGAQAELHRLVRASVENGLGVLACSSSSEELSEIADRVLIMRSGRVVDELTAPLVADDISAATLAKQKETT